In Reichenbachiella agarivorans, one genomic interval encodes:
- a CDS encoding MlaE family ABC transporter permease encodes MRSFGKFILFISSMFARRESFMTYVRLTFEESTKIGVNSIVLVGIVSTFIGAVTTIQTAYNLVSPFIPSYVIAMVVRDMTVLELAPTVMAIVYAGKVGSNIAGELGTMRITEQIDALEVMGINATSYLVLPKIIASLITYPMLVILSVFLSLVGGYLAGTLAGVISPTEYVYGIRFEFVEFNIFFALTKAYVFAFLVAAISAYKGFYTSGGALEVGIASTAAVTNSCIAILCADFLLTKLML; translated from the coding sequence ATGCGCAGTTTCGGAAAGTTCATCCTGTTTATTTCTTCTATGTTTGCAAGGCGAGAGTCATTTATGACTTATGTCCGTCTCACATTCGAAGAATCAACCAAAATTGGAGTTAACTCCATAGTACTAGTAGGTATTGTCTCCACCTTTATAGGTGCGGTGACGACCATACAGACAGCCTACAATCTAGTCAGTCCCTTCATACCCTCCTATGTGATTGCAATGGTGGTGAGAGACATGACCGTATTGGAGCTAGCTCCTACCGTCATGGCGATCGTGTACGCTGGCAAGGTCGGATCCAATATCGCTGGTGAACTCGGCACAATGCGGATCACGGAGCAGATCGATGCCTTGGAAGTAATGGGTATCAATGCTACATCCTATCTCGTATTACCTAAAATCATAGCCTCGTTGATCACCTACCCTATGTTGGTTATCCTTTCTGTATTTCTATCTTTGGTAGGGGGCTATTTGGCAGGTACACTCGCTGGAGTGATCTCTCCGACAGAGTACGTTTATGGCATCCGATTCGAATTTGTAGAGTTCAATATCTTCTTTGCCTTGACCAAGGCTTATGTCTTTGCTTTTCTGGTAGCGGCCATCTCTGCGTACAAAGGTTTCTACACCAGCGGCGGGGCACTGGAGGTCGGCATAGCCAGTACTGCTGCTGTGACCAATAGCTGCATAGCCATACTCTGCGCGGATTTTCTCCTCACCAAACTGATGCTCTAA
- a CDS encoding zinc-dependent metalloprotease: MKKIITLILVILSIATLSICPTQAQKKKGKKQEETKKDTKTISELINGHQKLAGLFEFYQDTVSGETKMLIKTDQIGEEFIHWYYIENGEVSVSTFRGEFLDSKIIKINKHFNKIEIVSLNTSFYFDPNNALSKSQDANISQSILFSGEILGGNEKEGGYLIKSDPLFLKEILGIVDFTQFREEPKSFKLGTLSDSKTKIQSIKNYPDNTDVIVEYVFENKKTNLNTSNALADSRNISIKVQHSLLKIPDNTYTPRYDDPRVGYFTTKVDDMTSTDAITYRDLIHRWDLQKSDSTMSVSKPVTPITWWIENSTPMEFRETIKEAVLEWNKAFEAAGFKDAIVVKIQPDDAQWDAGDINYNVLRWTSSPEPPFGGYGPSFVNPRTGQILGADIMLEYVYHTNRVKYSKLYEQDIPNGHMICSAGHHFQTNTMFGLSTLKATGASDLEMEGLKREAMKELVMHEVGHTLGLNHNMKASQRFTPDELANKELIKNQCLTGSVMDYTAINLTKDRAKQGQYYSTTVGPYDIWAITYGYHYDGSPTSLDQILGRSTEPDLIFGNDADDMRAPGVGIDPRVMVGDLSNDVIGYAINSIEISMTTMGLLKEKFSTPGESYEELKQNFGILMRAQSNMCANISRFIGGVYVDRSMAGQKKAAKPYTPVAAAEQKRALNALNKYAFSPDAFSAPNELYNYLATQRRGFNLYGTTEDPKIQEDILNIQKGILNQIMHKNTLQRLSDSYLYGNTYSLSSYMNDLNQIMFGIEKNNSINTTRQNLQIEYTKRLINIVDDKSDYISAAKSMALYNLQSIRKMTMNSTDLSTLAHKRYLDFMISQSLDK; encoded by the coding sequence ATGAAAAAAATAATTACACTGATTCTGGTCATACTATCGATTGCTACGCTCAGTATTTGTCCTACTCAAGCCCAAAAAAAGAAAGGGAAAAAACAAGAAGAGACTAAAAAAGATACAAAAACAATTTCAGAACTGATCAATGGTCATCAAAAATTGGCAGGTCTCTTTGAGTTTTACCAAGATACGGTCTCTGGGGAAACAAAAATGTTGATCAAAACAGACCAAATAGGAGAAGAATTCATCCATTGGTACTACATTGAAAATGGTGAAGTATCCGTCTCAACATTTAGAGGTGAGTTTCTTGATTCTAAAATCATTAAAATCAACAAACATTTTAACAAGATTGAAATCGTTTCCTTGAATACTTCCTTTTATTTCGATCCTAATAATGCACTAAGCAAATCCCAAGATGCCAATATCAGCCAAAGCATACTATTCTCAGGTGAGATATTGGGAGGAAATGAAAAAGAAGGTGGCTATCTCATAAAATCTGACCCTTTGTTTCTCAAAGAAATTTTAGGCATTGTTGACTTCACTCAATTTAGGGAAGAACCAAAGTCGTTCAAACTAGGTACATTGAGCGACAGCAAAACCAAAATTCAATCTATCAAAAACTATCCAGACAATACAGATGTAATCGTAGAGTATGTATTTGAAAATAAAAAAACTAACCTCAATACTTCTAATGCACTCGCAGACTCTAGAAATATTAGTATCAAAGTACAACACTCGTTGTTGAAAATACCTGACAATACATATACGCCTAGGTATGATGATCCACGGGTGGGTTACTTTACAACCAAGGTAGATGACATGACTAGCACGGATGCTATTACCTACAGAGATCTAATTCACAGATGGGATTTACAAAAATCTGACAGTACAATGTCTGTCTCAAAGCCTGTCACACCTATTACTTGGTGGATCGAAAATAGTACACCTATGGAATTTAGAGAAACCATTAAAGAGGCTGTTTTAGAATGGAACAAAGCCTTTGAAGCAGCTGGCTTTAAGGACGCCATAGTAGTGAAGATACAACCAGACGATGCACAATGGGATGCTGGGGATATCAATTACAACGTATTGAGATGGACATCCTCTCCCGAACCTCCCTTTGGTGGATACGGACCAAGTTTTGTCAATCCACGAACAGGTCAAATTTTGGGTGCGGATATCATGCTAGAATATGTATATCATACCAATCGTGTCAAATATTCCAAACTCTATGAGCAAGACATACCTAATGGCCACATGATATGTAGCGCAGGACATCATTTTCAAACCAATACTATGTTTGGATTGAGCACGCTCAAAGCTACTGGTGCGTCTGACTTAGAGATGGAAGGGCTAAAAAGAGAAGCAATGAAAGAACTTGTCATGCACGAAGTAGGTCACACCTTGGGACTCAATCACAACATGAAAGCCAGTCAAAGATTTACTCCTGATGAATTGGCAAATAAAGAATTGATCAAAAACCAATGTTTGACTGGCTCTGTCATGGATTATACAGCTATCAACCTCACCAAGGATAGAGCAAAACAAGGTCAATATTATTCTACAACAGTAGGCCCCTACGACATTTGGGCAATTACTTACGGCTATCATTATGATGGTAGTCCTACTAGTTTAGATCAGATATTGGGACGTTCGACAGAACCAGACCTGATATTTGGAAATGATGCAGATGATATGCGAGCGCCTGGAGTGGGTATTGACCCAAGAGTAATGGTCGGAGATTTATCTAATGACGTTATCGGATATGCAATCAACAGCATAGAAATCTCAATGACAACCATGGGACTACTTAAAGAAAAGTTTAGTACACCTGGAGAATCCTATGAAGAACTAAAACAAAATTTTGGAATTCTCATGAGAGCCCAGAGCAACATGTGTGCTAATATTTCAAGATTCATAGGTGGTGTCTATGTGGACAGATCCATGGCTGGACAAAAAAAAGCTGCTAAACCTTACACCCCAGTAGCAGCAGCAGAGCAAAAGAGAGCACTCAATGCACTCAATAAATATGCCTTTTCTCCAGATGCTTTCAGTGCTCCAAATGAATTGTATAATTATCTAGCGACGCAGAGGCGAGGATTCAATCTGTATGGAACAACTGAAGATCCAAAAATACAAGAAGACATTCTGAATATTCAGAAAGGTATTTTGAATCAAATCATGCACAAAAACACACTGCAAAGATTGAGTGACAGCTACCTATATGGCAACACGTATAGCCTATCAAGTTATATGAATGACTTGAACCAAATAATGTTTGGTATAGAAAAGAACAACTCCATCAACACGACTAGACAAAACTTACAGATTGAGTACACCAAAAGACTGATCAATATAGTGGATGATAAAAGTGATTATATCTCTGCTGCCAAGTCCATGGCTCTTTACAATCTGCAAAGTATCAGAAAAATGACCATGAACTCTACTGATCTTTCTACTCTAGCTCACAAACGCTACTTAGACTTTATGATTAGTCAAAGTTTGGACAAATAG
- a CDS encoding MmcQ/YjbR family DNA-binding protein: protein MNIEEFRDYCLAKPGVTESFPFDESTLVFKVMEKVFALTNVDNFVSINLKCDPAWAVELRDQYESVRPGFHMNKKHWNTVFVDMDSSDQQVLKMTDHSYQLIVDKLPKRLKEELANL from the coding sequence ATGAATATCGAAGAGTTCAGAGACTATTGTTTGGCCAAACCTGGTGTAACCGAAAGCTTTCCTTTTGATGAATCTACATTGGTTTTCAAAGTCATGGAAAAGGTCTTTGCTCTGACAAATGTGGATAATTTCGTTTCCATCAATCTGAAGTGTGATCCAGCATGGGCAGTGGAGCTTCGCGATCAATATGAGAGCGTTCGCCCGGGTTTTCATATGAACAAAAAACACTGGAATACGGTCTTTGTTGATATGGATTCGTCTGATCAACAGGTGCTTAAAATGACAGATCATTCCTATCAGCTCATCGTAGACAAGCTTCCCAAAAGGCTCAAAGAGGAATTGGCCAATTTGTAA
- a CDS encoding endonuclease domain-containing protein, whose translation MTKAEACIWKYVLKARMMKGYQFRRQRPVLDYIADFMCKELNLIIEIDGITHSYEGVYIKDQRRTQELGSEGFTVLRYGDEEVLQNIEHVRESIADWIEKNAQVPPPSPRQRGTN comes from the coding sequence ATGACCAAGGCGGAAGCCTGCATATGGAAATACGTACTCAAAGCAAGGATGATGAAGGGCTATCAATTTAGAAGACAAAGACCTGTACTCGATTACATTGCTGATTTCATGTGCAAAGAACTAAACCTCATCATCGAAATTGATGGCATCACACATTCCTATGAGGGAGTTTATATTAAGGATCAAAGGAGAACACAGGAACTAGGATCCGAAGGTTTTACGGTGTTGAGATATGGAGACGAAGAGGTGCTGCAAAACATAGAACACGTCCGCGAGAGCATCGCTGATTGGATCGAGAAGAATGCACAAGTTCCACCCCCTAGCCCCCGCCAGCGGGGTACAAATTAA
- a CDS encoding DUF6728 family protein yields the protein MTEQKKSKGGLKEFFDLSEVFGYYFKKKDSDNKPDFNLKAMHFINKFSIIVFLLAIIYFVSKKVFF from the coding sequence ATGACTGAGCAAAAAAAGAGCAAAGGGGGATTGAAAGAATTTTTCGATTTGAGTGAAGTGTTTGGTTACTATTTCAAGAAGAAAGATTCTGATAACAAACCAGATTTTAATTTGAAAGCGATGCATTTCATTAACAAATTCTCCATCATCGTTTTTTTGTTGGCGATCATATATTTTGTGAGTAAAAAAGTCTTCTTTTAA
- the ispG gene encoding (E)-4-hydroxy-3-methylbut-2-enyl-diphosphate synthase: MDTKKYCNSLTEYSRRQAIKVNIGQVPLGAEYPIRVQSMTTVDTMDTQGSVEQTIRMVDSGCEYVRITAPSIKEAQNLELIRNELRAKNIDVPLVADIHFTPNAAELAARIVEKVRVNPGNYADKKKFEEIEYTDESYEAELLRIREKFIPLVEICKEHGTAMRIGTNHGSLSDRILSRFGDTPLGMVESALEFLRICDDLDYHDIVLSMKASNTRVMVQAYRLLVHKLDEEGLKPYPLHLGVTEAGDGEDGRIKSAVGIGALLEDGLGDTVRVSLTEEPEFEAPVAQSLINRYTNRSGHAVIASLEQSPVDPFTYERRKTTEVLNFGDQNVPRVVADFAANPVTQMSDLKPIGHYYLPELDKWKMGDTGADYIYSGANPVPFMLPNGLREILDYATWKELDSKENKYPVLNLDQLSEWKGEEVFVRVDAADLSAAKQLSDKEKVVVLLHTENAHAMAALRRFIFELMIQKVDLPVVLERKITETDHTEFQLASATDIGGLLVDGLGDGVMLSGHGNKKAENDTAFGILQAARTRMTKTEYISCPSCGRTLFDLQETTAKIRKRTDHLKGVKIGIMGCIVNGPGEMADADYGYVGSGKGKITLYRGQTVVKRAVPSERAVDELIEIIREDENWVEPETVETMEL, encoded by the coding sequence TTGGACACAAAAAAATATTGCAATTCGCTGACCGAGTATTCTCGGAGACAAGCCATCAAAGTGAATATTGGTCAAGTACCTCTGGGTGCTGAATACCCTATCCGTGTTCAATCCATGACCACTGTTGATACCATGGATACGCAGGGTTCGGTGGAGCAAACCATCCGAATGGTAGATTCTGGTTGTGAGTACGTAAGGATCACTGCGCCCAGTATCAAGGAAGCGCAGAACCTAGAGCTGATACGAAACGAATTGCGAGCCAAGAATATTGATGTTCCTTTGGTGGCGGACATCCATTTTACACCCAACGCAGCTGAATTGGCCGCAAGAATCGTAGAAAAGGTACGTGTCAATCCTGGCAACTATGCCGACAAAAAGAAATTTGAAGAGATAGAATATACGGACGAATCCTACGAGGCTGAATTGTTACGCATCCGCGAAAAATTTATACCGTTGGTGGAGATCTGCAAGGAGCATGGCACGGCAATGCGAATCGGAACCAATCACGGTTCTTTGTCGGACAGGATTTTGAGTCGGTTTGGAGATACGCCGCTAGGCATGGTAGAGTCTGCGCTGGAATTCCTCAGAATTTGTGATGATTTAGATTACCATGACATAGTGCTATCCATGAAGGCCAGCAATACACGCGTGATGGTGCAGGCGTATCGTTTGCTTGTGCACAAGCTGGATGAGGAAGGCTTGAAGCCATACCCCTTGCATTTAGGTGTGACAGAGGCAGGTGATGGAGAAGACGGCCGAATCAAATCTGCCGTTGGTATTGGAGCTTTGTTAGAGGATGGATTGGGCGATACGGTAAGAGTTTCATTGACAGAGGAACCAGAGTTCGAAGCGCCCGTAGCGCAATCTCTCATCAACCGATATACTAATAGATCAGGTCATGCTGTCATAGCATCTTTGGAGCAATCCCCTGTTGATCCCTTCACTTACGAAAGAAGGAAAACTACAGAGGTACTTAATTTCGGAGATCAAAATGTACCGAGAGTGGTAGCGGATTTTGCTGCCAATCCTGTCACTCAAATGTCAGATTTGAAACCTATTGGTCACTATTATCTTCCAGAGTTGGACAAGTGGAAAATGGGAGATACTGGTGCAGATTATATTTATTCTGGGGCCAATCCAGTCCCATTCATGTTACCCAATGGTTTGAGAGAAATCTTGGATTATGCTACATGGAAGGAATTGGACTCTAAAGAGAACAAGTACCCCGTGCTGAACTTGGATCAATTGTCAGAATGGAAGGGTGAAGAAGTATTTGTACGAGTAGATGCAGCAGATTTGTCCGCAGCAAAACAACTCTCTGACAAAGAAAAGGTGGTCGTTTTGCTCCACACAGAGAATGCCCATGCGATGGCAGCCTTGCGTCGATTTATTTTTGAATTGATGATCCAAAAGGTGGATTTGCCAGTCGTGCTAGAAAGAAAAATTACCGAGACTGATCATACGGAGTTTCAGTTGGCATCAGCGACGGATATTGGCGGATTGCTGGTGGATGGATTGGGTGATGGTGTGATGCTGTCTGGTCACGGTAACAAAAAAGCAGAAAACGACACGGCATTTGGAATACTGCAAGCAGCGAGAACTCGGATGACCAAAACAGAGTATATATCTTGTCCTTCCTGCGGCAGAACTTTGTTTGACCTCCAAGAAACTACCGCTAAGATTCGTAAGCGAACAGATCATCTCAAAGGAGTGAAAATTGGTATCATGGGCTGCATCGTCAATGGGCCTGGAGAGATGGCTGATGCGGACTATGGATATGTCGGCTCTGGCAAAGGAAAAATCACCCTCTACAGAGGACAAACGGTGGTCAAAAGAGCCGTTCCATCCGAGAGGGCGGTAGATGAATTGATAGAGATCATCAGAGAAGATGAGAACTGGGTAGAACCAGAAACAGTAGAAACCATGGAACTATGA
- a CDS encoding SDR family oxidoreductase: MSRTIVVTGGTKGIGRAIIERFASEGYQVLTCARSESDLKKLTEDIKERFSNVHIKWMQADLSKRSDVDSFTYWVNTNSKSIDVLINNTGAFIPGQISQEEDGNLEFMIQTNLYSAYHLTRGLVPSMVAQSSGDIFNICSVASLKAYDNGGSYSISKFALYGFSQNLRHELKEKGIRVISILPGATWTASWEGVDLPEERFIKSSDVAESIWSAHRLSHSTVIEDIVIRPQLGDI; this comes from the coding sequence ATGAGTAGAACTATAGTAGTGACTGGTGGGACGAAGGGAATCGGGAGAGCAATCATTGAGCGCTTTGCTTCAGAGGGGTATCAGGTATTGACCTGTGCAAGGAGTGAGTCAGATCTTAAAAAATTGACAGAAGATATCAAAGAGCGGTTTTCTAATGTGCATATCAAATGGATGCAGGCTGATTTGTCCAAGCGATCAGATGTTGACTCTTTTACTTACTGGGTCAATACCAATTCTAAAAGTATTGATGTATTGATCAATAATACAGGAGCATTCATCCCAGGGCAAATTAGCCAAGAGGAGGATGGTAATTTGGAATTCATGATTCAAACCAACCTGTACAGTGCCTATCATCTGACAAGAGGGTTGGTACCTAGCATGGTCGCCCAATCCAGCGGAGACATCTTCAATATCTGCTCGGTCGCGAGTCTTAAGGCCTATGATAATGGCGGATCATATAGCATTTCCAAATTTGCACTTTACGGTTTTTCCCAAAATTTGAGACACGAACTTAAAGAAAAGGGGATTAGAGTAATCTCCATCTTACCTGGAGCAACATGGACTGCTAGTTGGGAGGGAGTGGATTTGCCAGAGGAGCGCTTTATCAAATCTTCGGATGTGGCAGAATCAATCTGGTCTGCACACCGACTTTCCCATAGCACAGTCATTGAAGATATAGTGATCAGACCTCAATTAGGAGATATTTGA
- a CDS encoding ABC transporter ATP-binding protein, with amino-acid sequence MIEVNHLTKSFDGKVILEDISAKFNQGQTNLIIGASGTGKSVLLKNLVGLIAPDSGEVLFDGRNFTSADKDLKTDIRREIGMLFQGGALFDSKNVEQNIMFPLDVLTDMTKEEKLERVNYCLDRVGMTDVNKKMPSEISGGMKKRVGIARAIVNHSKYLFCDEPNSGLDPQTSIRIDNLIKEITEELNITTIVVTHDMNSVMEIGDNIIFLHKGHKLWEGNNETIFDGDCTELQDFIFANKLMRAVKKNRG; translated from the coding sequence ATGATAGAAGTTAACCATTTGACTAAATCCTTTGACGGAAAGGTAATCCTAGAAGACATCTCTGCCAAATTTAACCAAGGTCAAACCAACCTCATCATTGGTGCTAGTGGTACTGGCAAAAGTGTCCTACTCAAAAACTTGGTCGGTCTGATCGCGCCAGATTCTGGAGAAGTCCTCTTTGATGGGAGAAATTTTACCTCCGCGGACAAAGATCTAAAAACGGATATCAGGAGAGAAATCGGCATGCTCTTTCAGGGAGGTGCATTGTTTGATTCCAAAAATGTGGAGCAAAACATCATGTTTCCTCTCGATGTCTTGACAGACATGACCAAAGAAGAAAAGCTGGAGCGCGTCAACTATTGTCTGGACCGTGTAGGTATGACTGACGTCAACAAGAAAATGCCGTCAGAAATCAGTGGAGGCATGAAAAAAAGAGTTGGTATCGCCAGGGCCATCGTCAATCACTCCAAATATCTATTTTGTGATGAACCCAACTCTGGATTGGATCCCCAAACCTCGATCCGGATCGACAACTTGATCAAAGAAATCACCGAAGAACTCAATATCACAACTATCGTAGTGACACATGATATGAACTCAGTCATGGAGATAGGAGATAACATTATTTTCCTACACAAAGGGCACAAACTATGGGAGGGCAATAATGAAACGATATTTGATGGTGATTGCACAGAGTTGCAAGACTTTATTTTCGCCAACAAATTGATGCGGGCCGTAAAAAAGAATAGAGGTTAA
- a CDS encoding response regulator, with the protein MSKPVKILIIDDDEINNLICTKVIKDYNPETIVESLTSSTRGLTYLEDKVKNNPDDLPDVILLDINMPTISGWDFIREYRKMMTAVDAEKIKLFVLTSSQYYQDAELADQYREVQKLFTKPLTSEILIEVDTYLAKKA; encoded by the coding sequence ATGAGCAAGCCCGTAAAGATTTTGATAATTGATGATGATGAAATTAACAATCTGATTTGTACCAAGGTTATCAAAGATTACAATCCAGAGACCATTGTGGAATCACTGACTAGTTCGACCAGAGGGTTGACCTATCTGGAGGACAAAGTAAAAAACAATCCTGATGATTTGCCTGACGTGATCCTGTTGGATATCAATATGCCGACGATCAGTGGCTGGGATTTCATTCGAGAATATAGAAAAATGATGACAGCAGTAGATGCTGAAAAAATCAAGCTTTTTGTATTGACCTCTTCGCAATATTACCAAGACGCAGAATTGGCTGATCAATACAGAGAAGTGCAAAAATTGTTTACCAAACCATTGACGTCAGAGATACTGATCGAGGTGGATACATATTTGGCCAAGAAGGCCTGA
- a CDS encoding replication-associated recombination protein A, producing the protein MNQSPLAERLRPVVLEDLVGQDHLKGILKRAVQSGVVPSMILWGPPGVGKTTIANIIANSAKMPFFALSAINAGVKDIREVITKAKFGSKSILFIDEIHRFNKSQQDALLAAVEKGQITLIGATTENPSFEVNAALLSRCQTYTLNALGKDELLALIDKALKHDEVLSKQKISIEEEQALLRLSGGDGRKLLNLLEIVVESIAEEEKKVTNDLVIEIAQKKAAIYDKSGEMHYDIISAFIKSIRGSDPNAAVYYLARMIEGGEDVKFIARRLLILASEDIGNANPTALVIANNAFQAVNVIGYPEARIILSQCVTYLACSAKSNAAYMAINHAQQLVQKTGDLSIPLDIRNAPTSLMKDLGYGKGYQYAHDHKGNFVEHEFLPSEIKGTTLYNPGNNPREEEMRKKLRSQWKSKYGY; encoded by the coding sequence ATGAATCAATCACCATTGGCGGAGCGTTTGAGACCTGTAGTCCTAGAAGATCTCGTGGGTCAAGATCACCTCAAAGGGATCTTGAAGCGGGCGGTTCAGTCGGGTGTAGTGCCGTCTATGATCCTATGGGGTCCTCCGGGTGTCGGCAAGACAACGATCGCCAACATCATTGCCAATAGTGCCAAGATGCCATTTTTTGCTTTGAGTGCCATCAATGCAGGTGTCAAGGATATCAGAGAAGTGATCACCAAAGCCAAGTTCGGGTCTAAGTCCATTCTATTCATAGACGAAATCCATCGTTTCAACAAGTCGCAGCAGGATGCATTGCTCGCAGCTGTGGAAAAAGGCCAAATCACCTTGATAGGTGCGACTACCGAAAATCCAAGCTTTGAAGTCAATGCTGCTCTCTTGTCGAGATGTCAAACCTATACTTTGAACGCCCTGGGAAAGGACGAACTGCTGGCCTTGATAGATAAGGCTTTGAAGCATGACGAAGTTTTATCCAAGCAAAAAATTAGTATCGAGGAAGAACAAGCCCTACTCAGGTTGTCTGGTGGCGATGGTAGGAAATTACTCAACCTGCTGGAGATTGTTGTGGAGTCCATTGCGGAGGAAGAGAAGAAAGTCACCAATGATTTGGTCATTGAGATCGCACAGAAGAAGGCTGCCATCTATGACAAGAGCGGAGAGATGCACTATGACATCATTTCGGCTTTTATCAAATCCATCAGAGGCAGTGATCCCAATGCGGCGGTTTATTACCTCGCGCGGATGATAGAGGGGGGTGAGGATGTCAAATTCATCGCAAGGAGACTGTTGATTTTGGCATCCGAAGACATTGGCAATGCCAACCCCACCGCACTGGTGATTGCCAACAATGCTTTTCAGGCGGTGAATGTCATCGGCTATCCAGAGGCACGGATCATTCTCTCTCAATGCGTGACCTATCTGGCATGCTCTGCCAAGAGCAATGCAGCCTACATGGCGATCAATCATGCACAGCAGCTTGTACAAAAAACAGGAGATTTGTCCATCCCCTTAGATATCAGGAACGCACCTACCAGTTTGATGAAAGATTTGGGCTATGGGAAAGGCTATCAATATGCCCACGATCACAAAGGCAATTTCGTAGAGCATGAATTCTTGCCCAGCGAAATCAAAGGTACGACACTCTACAATCCGGGAAACAATCCCCGAGAGGAAGAAATGAGGAAGAAACTGCGCTCGCAGTGGAAGAGTAAGTATGGATATTAG
- a CDS encoding DUF2911 domain-containing protein codes for MLKKFTLYSFALALVCLLSQSSLFAQEKASPPRTAEAEVNGKTITINYSSPSKKDRKIWDGLVKYDKVWRTGANEATTLEVSEDVKIGGKSLKKGKYAIFTIPNENSWTIIINSNPNQWGAYNYDKEMDVLRFDVKPNKNKLTEMFTISISEAGLVTMAWDEVKVEFTIQ; via the coding sequence ATGCTTAAGAAATTCACCTTATACTCGTTTGCACTAGCCTTGGTATGTCTCCTGTCACAGTCTTCACTTTTTGCACAAGAGAAAGCTAGTCCACCTAGAACTGCCGAAGCAGAGGTCAATGGCAAGACCATCACCATCAACTACAGTAGTCCATCCAAAAAAGATCGTAAAATCTGGGATGGTCTAGTCAAATATGACAAAGTATGGCGCACAGGCGCCAATGAAGCTACCACTCTGGAGGTATCAGAAGATGTAAAAATCGGTGGCAAAAGTTTGAAAAAAGGCAAATACGCAATCTTCACGATCCCAAATGAAAACAGCTGGACGATCATCATCAACAGCAACCCAAACCAATGGGGTGCCTACAACTATGACAAAGAAATGGATGTGTTGAGGTTTGATGTCAAACCAAACAAAAACAAGTTGACAGAGATGTTTACAATATCTATCTCAGAAGCGGGTCTTGTGACCATGGCGTGGGATGAAGTCAAAGTGGAATTTACAATTCAGTGA